The genomic region GTCGTACAGGCCGTTGAGCAGATGGATGGCCCCGGGCCCGCTTGTCACAAGCGCGCAGCCCAACGGCCCACCGCCGTACTTGACGTGCGCGGACGCCGCGAACCCGGCGGTCTCCTCGTGCCGCACCTGGATGAACTGGGCACGCCCGCTGGTGCGTTGCAGCGCGGAGGTGAGGCCGTTGATGCCGTCGCCGGGGTAGCCGAAGTAGCGGTGCACGCCCCAGCTGAACAGGCGGGAGACGATGTGGTCCGCGACGGTCGGGCGGCGTGGCAGAGTGCCCGCTTCGCCCGGCGGCGGGTGATCAGCGCTCACCTGACTGGTCCTTCCCGTCGGGCCCGATGCTCCGCCGGCCATTCCCGTTCTCTGCCGGACAAAACGCCCCGAAAGGCGGGCGACGGAGCGGCCGGGTGGCCGTCCGGCAGAATCGTCGGGTGCCCGTCCACCAGATCACCGACCCCGACGACGACCGGATCGCCGACTACCGCGCGCTCACCGACGTCGAGCTGCGCACCCGCTGGGAACCGCCGCACGGCCTGTTCATCGCCGAGGGTGAGTTGGTGCTGCGCCGCGCGCTGCGCGCCGGCTACCCGGCCCGGTCGTACCTGGTGGACGCCAAACGCATAGACCAGCTCGCCGACCTGGACACCGGCGACGCGCCCGTCTACGCGGCAACGCAGGACGTGCTGGAGAAGGCCACCGGCTTCCACGTACACCGGGGGGTGCTGGCGTCGTTCCACCGCCGGCCGCTGCCGACGGCTGCCGAGGTGCTCGCCGCCGCGCGCCGGGTGGTGATCCTGGAGGACGTCAACAACCACACGAATCTCGGCGCCATCTTCAGGGCTGTCGCGGCGCTCGGCGTGGACGCCGTGCTGCTCTCACCGAGCTGCGCCGACCCGCTCTACCGGCGCAGCGTGCGGGTCAGCATGGGTGAGGTGTTCGCCGTGCCGTACGCGAAGCTGGACCCCTGGCCGGACGCGCTCGCCGAGGTCCGGGCGGCCGGTTTCGCCGTGCTGGCGATGACGCCGGCGCCGGACGCCGTGCCGATCCAACGCCTCGACGCCGCCCAGCGTGCCCGCTCGGCGTTGCTGCTCGGCGCCGAGGGCGCCGGGTTGACCCGGGCC from Micromonospora profundi harbors:
- a CDS encoding TrmH family RNA methyltransferase, whose translation is MLRRPFPFSAGQNAPKGGRRSGRVAVRQNRRVPVHQITDPDDDRIADYRALTDVELRTRWEPPHGLFIAEGELVLRRALRAGYPARSYLVDAKRIDQLADLDTGDAPVYAATQDVLEKATGFHVHRGVLASFHRRPLPTAAEVLAAARRVVILEDVNNHTNLGAIFRAVAALGVDAVLLSPSCADPLYRRSVRVSMGEVFAVPYAKLDPWPDALAEVRAAGFAVLAMTPAPDAVPIQRLDAAQRARSALLLGAEGAGLTRAAMDAADARVVIPMRRGVDSLNVAAATAVACWELSRDDPW